From Lolium perenne isolate Kyuss_39 chromosome 5, Kyuss_2.0, whole genome shotgun sequence, a single genomic window includes:
- the LOC127299253 gene encoding uncharacterized protein has protein sequence MVKARMTTADVAAEVKCLRRLIGMRLSNVYDLTPKTYIFKLMNSSGITESGESEKVLLLMESGVRLHTTQYVRDKSSTPSGFTLKLRKHVRSKRLEDVRMLGYDRMILFQFGLGSNAHFIILELYAQGNIILTDSEYTVMTLLRSHRDDNKGLAIMSRHRYPVEACRTFERTDLTKLKETLKLSNTVDDKESSQVTPSSVDGQQPSEHANDGVPVTDKSEEPSKRTEKKSAAKIKQAGSNAKAGDGSQSNKATLKTLLGEALAYGPALAEHIILDAGLLPSSKVGKDPESSIDDHTIQSLVESVTRFEDWLVDIISGQKIPEGYILMKNKMAAKKNIIPSEGSSTNQKIYDEYCPILLKQFESREYDEFQTFDDALDEFYSKIESQRVDLQQKAKEDSAVHRLNKIKLDQENRVHTLRKEADHCISMAELIEYNLEDVDAAITAVRVSLANGMSWEALTRMIKEERKAGNPVAGLIDKLSFEKNCISLLLSNNLDDMDEDEKTAPVEKVEVDLSLSAHANARRWYEMKKKQETKQEKTITAHEKAFKAAEKKTRLQLAQEKTVAAITHMRKVHWFEKFNWFISSENYLIISGRDAQQNELVVKRYMSKGDLYVHAELHGASSTIIKNHKPDSPIPPLTLNQAGCYTVCHSKAWDSKIVTSAWWVYPHQVSKTAPTGEYLTVGSFMIRGKKNFLPPHPLVMGFGILFRLDESCLASHLNERRIRGEDDALPEIEVDPRKHPSNLEPDDRLATDSEMSIVTHGNESSMDHTSAHRNNDTNSGNMDTADLSEQVAGTKTLENNGTSAFKEETQDDSVSSQLEDLLDKNLGLGPANVSGKSSLPISSLSSLAEDDDLDLKKSTLREKPYVSKAERRKLKKGQSTCEFTSDPQNGEYVKKLDNSQHEKGKDNTKAANGESVKKLDNSQHEKGKDNTKAAHTKTSRGQKGKLKKIKEKYAEQDEEEREIRMALLASSGKASQKDKPSQDGEDTTAKQSKPSTGEDDSLKICYKCKKSGHLSRDCPESTSVVDSTGVSIGRSSDGMDKTAAPVGGSITMDEDEIHELGDEEKEKLIDLDYLTGIPLASDILLYAVPVCAPYNALQTYKYRVKITPGTAKKGKAAKTAMSLFMHIPDATNREKELMKACTDPELVAAIVGNAKITAPGLTQMKQKQKQKGKRAAKNN, from the exons atgGTGAAGGCGCGGATGACCACGGCGGACGTGGCGGCGGAGGTCAAGTGCCTCCGCCGCCTCATCGGCATGCGCCTCTCCAACGTCTACGACCTCACCCCCAAG ACCTATATCTTCAAGCTGATGAACAGCAGTGGGATCACCGAGTCAGGGGAAAGCGAGAAGGTTTTGTTGCTCATGGAAAGTGGTGTCAGGCTGCACACCACTCAATATGTTCG TGACAAGAGCAGCACGCCTTCCGGATTCACTCTCAAGCTGCGGAAACACGTTCGTAGCAAGAGGCTTGAAGATGTCCGTATGCTAGGATATGATAGG ATGATCCTTTTTCAATTTGGACTTGGCAGTAATGCACATTTTATAATTCTGGAGCTGTATGCCCAAGGAAATATCATCCTCACAGATTCGGAATACACAGTGATGACACTACTCCGTTCTCATAG AGACGACAACAAAGGATTGGCTATCATGTCGCGCCATCGCTATCCGGTAGAAGCTTGCCGTACCTTTGAAAGGACCGACttaacaaagttaaaagaaactCTGAAATTGTCTAATACAGTCGATGACAAagaatcttctcaagttacaCCTAGTTCAGTTGATGGTCAGCAACCTTCTGAACACGCCAATGATGGGGTGCCTGTTACTGATAAATCGGAAGAACCATCTAAAAGAACAGAAAAGAAGTCTGCTGCAAAAATTAAGCAGGCAGGTTCCAATGCAAAAGCGGGCGATGGCAGTCAATCAAATAAAGCTACTCTGAAGACACTTCTTGGGGAGGCATTGGCTTATGGCCCAGCACTAGCGGAGCATATCATATTAGATGCTGGGTTGCTTCCAAGTTCAAAGGTTGGGAAAGATCCAGAGAGCAGTATTGATGATCATACTATCCAGTCTCTTGTAGAATCTGTTACAAGGTTTGAGGACTGGCTCGTAGATATCATCTCTGGCCAAAAGATTCCTGAGGGATACATTCTCATGAAGAATAAGATGGCTGCAAAGAAAAACATCATACCTTCAGAAGGGTCTTCTACTAACCAGAAG ATATATGATGAATATTGCCCTATCCTGCTGAAGCAATTTGAGTCAAGGGAATATGATGAATTTCAGACATTTGATGATGCATTAGATGAGTTCTACAGCAAAATAGAAAGTCAAAGGGTGGATCTACAGCAAAAAGCAAAAGAGGATTCAGCAGTCCATAGGCTCAACAAAATAAAGCTGGATCAG GAGAATCGTGTGCATACATTGAGGAAGGAAGCAGACCATTGCATCAGTATGGCAGAACTAATTGAGTACAATTTGGAGGATGTCGATGCAGCAATTACAGCTGTTCGTGTTTCGCTTGCAAATGGAATGAGTTGGGAAGCTCTTACTCGCATGATTAAAGAGGAGAGAAAGGCTGGAAATCCGGTAGCTGGTCTGATCGATAAGCTCAGTTTTGAAAAAAATTGCATTAGCCTACTTCTTAGCAATAATCTTGATGACATGGATGAGGATGAGAAAACTGCACCTGTTGAGAAG GTAGAGGTCGATCTGTCACTTTCTGCACATGCAAATGCTAGGCGGTGGTACGAAATGAAGAAAAAACAGGAAACCAAACAAGAGAAGACTATCACAGCACATGAGAAAGCTTTCAAAGCAGCCGAGAAGAAGACACGTCTTCAGCTTGCTCAG GAAAAAACTGTGGCTGCAATCACTCATATGAGGAAAGTTCACTGGTTTGAGAAATTCAATTGGTTTATCAGCAGTGAAAACTATTTGATTATCAGTGGTCGAGATGCTCAACAAAATGAGTTGGTTGTCAAGCGGTATATGTCTAAAGGAGATTT GTATGTGCATGCTGAGTTACATGGTGCTTCCAGTACAATCATCAAGAACCACAAACCTGACAGTCCAATACCACCCTTGACTCTAAACCAAGCAGGATGTTACACT GTATGCCACAGCAAAGCGTGGGATTCAAAAATTGTTACAAGTGCTTGGTGGGTATATCCTCATCAAGTTAGCAAAACAGCCCCCACTGGCGAGTACCTCACTGTTGGCAGTTTTATGATCCGTGGCAAGAAAAACTTTCTCCCACCTCATCCCCTTGTTATGGGATTTGGTATTCTCTTCCGTTTGGATGAGAGTTGCTTGGCATCTCATCTAAATGAAAGGAGGATCAGGGGTGAAGATGATGCCCTTCCAGAAATCGAAGTTGATCCTCGAAAGCACCCAAGTAATCTTGAACCAGATGACAGGCTTGCTACTGACAGTGAGATGAGTATAGTAACTCATGGAAATGAATCAAGCATGGACCATACAAGTGCTCACCGAAATAATGATACAAACTCTGGTAACATGGATACTGCCGACTTATCTGAACAGGTTGCTGGAACCAAAACTTTGGAAAACAATGGAACCTCCGCTTTCAAGGAAGAAACGCAGGATGATTCCGTTTCATCTCAACTGGAGGATCTATTGGATAAGAATCTTGGTCTGGGCCCTGCCAATGTGTCGGGTAAAAGCTCTTTGCCCATCAGCAGTCTTTCAAGTTTAGCTGAAGACGATGATCTTGATTTGAAGAAATCAACATTAAGAGAGAAACCATATGTATCAAAAGCAGAGAGAAGAAAACTGAAGAAGGGCCAGAGTACTTGTGAGTTTACTAGTGACCCCCAAAATGGTGAATATGTCAAAAAGCTGGATAACTCACAACACGAAAAAGGCAAGGATAACACAAAGGCTGCTAATGGTGAATCTGTCAAAAAGCTGGATAACTCGCAGCACGAAAAAGGCAAGGATAACACAAAGGCTGCTCATACGAAAACAAGTCGTGGACAGAAGGGCAAGCttaagaagattaaagagaagtaTGCAGAGCAGGATGAAGAAGAAAGAGAAATCCGTATGGCTTTACTTGCG TCTTCTGGAAAAGCTTCTCAAAAGGACAAACCTTCACAAGATGGAGAAGACACCACTGCAAAACAATCAAAACCATCAACTG GCGAAGATGACTCATTAAAAATTTGTTATAAATGCAAAAAGTCTGGGCATCTATCTCGTGATTGCCCGGAAAGTACATCTGTGGTGGATTCAACTGGAGTCAGCATTGGTCGAAGCAGCGATGGTATGGACAAAACTGCTGCTCCTGTTGGTGGCAGCATTACCATGGATGAAGATGAAATCCAtgaacttggtgatgaagagaaaGAAAAGTTGATTGATTTGGACTACTTAACTGGAATTCCGCTGGCAAGTGACATTTTGCTGTATGCTGTACCTGTATGTGCCCCTTACAATGCATTGCAGACATACAAATATCGTGTCAAGATCACCCCGGGCACCGCAAAGAAAGGAAAAG CTGCCAAAACTGCTATGAGCTTATTCATGCACATCCCTGATGCAACAAACCGCGAGAAGGAACTAATGAAGGCATGTACGGATCCTGAATTGGTGGCTGCAATTGTTGGGAATGCCAAGATCACCGCACCCGGCCTCACTCAAATGAAGCAGAAGCAGAAGCAGAAAGGGAAAAGGGCAGCAAAAAACAACTAG